The following coding sequences lie in one Desmodus rotundus isolate HL8 chromosome 1, HLdesRot8A.1, whole genome shotgun sequence genomic window:
- the ENTR1 gene encoding endosome-associated-trafficking regulator 1 isoform X4, whose translation MCYVPSPVLASVGDTDFVYGKGKGTKQGPSGSQETPFGDDKLGDLEEANPFSFKEFLKTKNLSLSKEDTANSRLYSKEAKRHSLGLDGSSPTSQPVGFGLEYQQPFFEDPTGAGDLLDDDEDEAGWTGAYLPSAVEQTLSSRDAASASPCSTYISFFSSPSELAGPESLPPWTLSDSDCRVSPAGSPSADFAAHGESLGDRHLRTLQISYEALKDENSKLRRKLTEVQSFSETQTEMVRTLERKLEAKMIKEESDYHDLESVVQQVEQNLELMTKRAVKAESHVMKLKQEISLLQAQVSNFKRENEALRSGQGASLTVVKQNTDVALQNLRVVMNSAHASIKQLVSGAETLNLVAEILKSIDRISEIEEEAQS comes from the exons ATGTGCTATGTGCCCAGTCCGGTGCTAGCTTCCGTGGGAGACACAG ATTTTGTCTACGGAAAAGGGAAGGGTACTAAACAGGGTCCATCCGGATCCCAGGAGACACCTTTTGGAG ATGATAAACTTGGAGATCTCGAAGAGGCAAATCCTTTCTCCTTTAAAGAGTTTCTGAAAACCAAAAACCTCAGCCTGTCAAAAGAGGACACAGCCAACAGCAGACTTTACTCAAAG GAAGCCAAGAGGCACTCACTGGGACTCGACGGTAGCTCCCCAACCTCCCAGCCCGTGGGCTTCGGCCTGGAATACCAGCAGCCGTTTTTCGAAGACCCGACGGGGGCTGGTGACCTCCTGGATGATGATGAGGATGAGGCCGGGTGGACCGGGGCCTACCTGCCGTCCGCTGTGGAGCAGACCCTCTCCTCGCGGGACGCAGCCAGCGCATCACCCTGCAGCACGTACATCTCCTTCTTCTCCAGCCCCTCGGAGCTGGCGGGGCCCGAGTCCCTGCCCCCGTGGACGCTGAGCGACTCCGACTGTCGTGTCTCTCCTGCGGGGAGCCCCAGTGCAGACTTTGCAGCCCACGGAGAGTCTCTGGGGGACAGGCACCTTCGGACACTGCAGATCAGCTACGAAGCA CTGAAGGATGAGAACTCCAAGCTGAGAAGAAAGCTGACCGAGGTGCAGAGCTTCTCCGAGACGCAAACCGAGAT GGTGAGGACGCTTGAGCGGAAACTGGAAGCAAAAATGATCAAGGAAGAGAGCGACTACCACGACCTGGAGTCCGTGGTCCAGCAGGTGGAGCAGAACCTGGAGCTGATGACT AAACGGGCAGTAAAGGCAGAAAGCCACGTCATGAAACTGAAACAGGAAATAAGCTTGCTCCAG GCGCAGGTCTCCAACTTCAAGCGTGAGAACGAGGCCCTGCGCTCCGGCCAGGGTGCCAGCCTGACGGTGGTGAAGCAGAACACGGATGTGGCCTTGCAGAACCTGCGTGTGGTCATGAACAGCGCGCATGCCTCCATAAA GCAGCTGGTTTCTGGAGCTGAAACGCTGAACCTTGTTGCTGAAATCCTTAAATCTATAGACAGAATTTCTGAAATTGAGGAGGAGGCGCAGTCCTGA
- the ENTR1 gene encoding endosome-associated-trafficking regulator 1 isoform X3: MAGYARRPGVTPLSRARSLVIPDDFVYGKGKGTKQGPSGSQETPFGDDKLGDLEEANPFSFKEFLKTKNLSLSKEDTANSRLYSKEAKRHSLGLDGSSPTSQPVGFGLEYQQPFFEDPTGAGDLLDDDEDEAGWTGAYLPSAVEQTLSSRDAASASPCSTYISFFSSPSELAGPESLPPWTLSDSDCRVSPAGSPSADFAAHGESLGDRHLRTLQISYEALKDENSKLRRKLTEVQSFSETQTEMVRTLERKLEAKMIKEESDYHDLESVVQQVEQNLELMTKRAVKAESHVMKLKQEISLLQAQVSNFKRENEALRSGQGASLTVVKQNTDVALQNLRVVMNSAHASIKQLVSGAETLNLVAEILKSIDRISEIEEEAQS; the protein is encoded by the exons ATTTTGTCTACGGAAAAGGGAAGGGTACTAAACAGGGTCCATCCGGATCCCAGGAGACACCTTTTGGAG ATGATAAACTTGGAGATCTCGAAGAGGCAAATCCTTTCTCCTTTAAAGAGTTTCTGAAAACCAAAAACCTCAGCCTGTCAAAAGAGGACACAGCCAACAGCAGACTTTACTCAAAG GAAGCCAAGAGGCACTCACTGGGACTCGACGGTAGCTCCCCAACCTCCCAGCCCGTGGGCTTCGGCCTGGAATACCAGCAGCCGTTTTTCGAAGACCCGACGGGGGCTGGTGACCTCCTGGATGATGATGAGGATGAGGCCGGGTGGACCGGGGCCTACCTGCCGTCCGCTGTGGAGCAGACCCTCTCCTCGCGGGACGCAGCCAGCGCATCACCCTGCAGCACGTACATCTCCTTCTTCTCCAGCCCCTCGGAGCTGGCGGGGCCCGAGTCCCTGCCCCCGTGGACGCTGAGCGACTCCGACTGTCGTGTCTCTCCTGCGGGGAGCCCCAGTGCAGACTTTGCAGCCCACGGAGAGTCTCTGGGGGACAGGCACCTTCGGACACTGCAGATCAGCTACGAAGCA CTGAAGGATGAGAACTCCAAGCTGAGAAGAAAGCTGACCGAGGTGCAGAGCTTCTCCGAGACGCAAACCGAGAT GGTGAGGACGCTTGAGCGGAAACTGGAAGCAAAAATGATCAAGGAAGAGAGCGACTACCACGACCTGGAGTCCGTGGTCCAGCAGGTGGAGCAGAACCTGGAGCTGATGACT AAACGGGCAGTAAAGGCAGAAAGCCACGTCATGAAACTGAAACAGGAAATAAGCTTGCTCCAG GCGCAGGTCTCCAACTTCAAGCGTGAGAACGAGGCCCTGCGCTCCGGCCAGGGTGCCAGCCTGACGGTGGTGAAGCAGAACACGGATGTGGCCTTGCAGAACCTGCGTGTGGTCATGAACAGCGCGCATGCCTCCATAAA GCAGCTGGTTTCTGGAGCTGAAACGCTGAACCTTGTTGCTGAAATCCTTAAATCTATAGACAGAATTTCTGAAATTGAGGAGGAGGCGCAGTCCTGA